In Fusarium oxysporum f. sp. lycopersici 4287 chromosome 4, whole genome shotgun sequence, a genomic segment contains:
- a CDS encoding protein-L-isoaspartate O-methyltransferase encodes MAWTCSGDTNSALVGNMWKNGLITDPRVKEAFLKVDRAHYAPAMPYEDSPQPIGYSATISAPHMHASAIEHVLSYLLPSSTSPAPRVLDIGSGSGYLTHVMAELVGEKGLVVGLEHIRQLKELGEKNMSKSEEGRRLLESGKVRFRFGDGRKGWVEEPREGEKNEGTGWDVIHVGASAVEIHPELLEQLKAPGCMFIPVDDDKMGYNQHVWRIEKDGNGEITKKKLFGVRYVPLTEAPKA; translated from the exons ATGGCGTGGACGTGCAGCGGAGACACTAACTCGGCTCTTGTTGGGAACATGTGGAAGAATGGTCTCATTACTGACCCTCGAGTGAAAGAGGCATTCCTCAAG GTTGACCGAGCTCACTACGCTCCAGCCATGCCATATGAAGACTCACCCCAGCCCATCGGCTACTCAGCAACTATATCTGCACCGCATATGCACGCCTCAGCCATCGAGCATGTTCTCAGCTATCTTCTTCCCTCATCGACATCGCCGGCCCCCCGGGTCCTCGATATCGGTTCTGGATCTGGGTATCTAACCCACGTTATGGCTGAACTTGTCGGTGAGAAGGGCCTTGTAGTCGGTCTTGAGCATATTCGTCAGCTGAAAGAACTTGGTGAAAAGAACATGTCGAAAAGTGAGGAGGGAAGAAGATTGCTTGAGAGTGGCAAGGTGAGATTTAGGTTTGGTGATGGGAGGAAGGGATGGGTTGAGGAACcgagagagggagagaagaatgagggGACGGGCTGGGATGTTATTCATGTCGGGGCTTCTGCAGTGGAGATTCATCCAGAGCTATTGGAGCAATTGAAGGCACCTGGGTG CATGTTCATCCCCGTCGATGATGACAAGATGGGGTACAACCAGCACGTTTGGAGAATTGAGAAGGATGGAAATGGGGAGAttacgaagaagaagttgttTGGAGTCCGCTACGTGCCGTTGACTGAGGCACCGAAGGCGTAG